In a genomic window of Hippoglossus stenolepis isolate QCI-W04-F060 chromosome 17, HSTE1.2, whole genome shotgun sequence:
- the LOC118125287 gene encoding sodium bicarbonate cotransporter 3 isoform X2, with translation MDEQSDEEAVLTGLDEEAIVDHGKTSFTTHSNYEKEDLESHRAVYVGVHVPLGRETKRRHRHRGHKHHRKKRERDTEEGKEDGRESPSYDTPSQRVQFILGTEDDDLEHVPHDLFTELDELSFRDGSNATEWKETARWLKFEEDVEDGGERWSKPYVATLSLHSLFELRSCILNGTVMLDMRANTIEDIADMLIDSMVASGQLKEDLRYQVREAMLKKHHHQNERKLSNRIPLVRSIADIGKKHSDPLLLERNGEGLSSSRLSLHKPGASSSVSNLSQRRESRVSVLLNHLLPSSYSNIGSAPGLSPLTTPQSTPAFFRRSSQSPPRTRGTGPGPHGIPEVVVSPPEDDDPPNSTEDEAASPRLSRRASSASQGLELLPLEGPLVSPNSVPNNLDGNKAVERRPSKVGVSRESSSVDFSKVDMNFMKKIPPGAEASNVLVGEVDFLEKPIIAFVRLSPAVLITGLTEVPVPTRFLFLLLGPHGKGPQYHEIGRSMATLMTDEIFHDVAYKAKDRTDLLSGIDEFLDQVTVLPPGEWDPTIRIEPPKNVPSQMKRKIPTQLNGSASQAGDLDKDEDHDAGPELQRTGMIFGGLIWDIKRKAPFYWSDIRDSFSLQCLASVLFLYCACMSPVITFGGLLGEATKGNISAIESLFGASLTGVAYSLFAGQPLTILGSTGPVLVFEKILFKFCTDYGLSYLSLRTSIGLWTAFLCLVLVATDASSLVCYITRFTEEAFAALICIIFIYEALEKLFHLGEHYPVNMHNELDNLTLYSCQCSPPANVTYEQEQKWNQSGYDPDSVPWTSLNVSMCKTLEGEFEGLACGQHGPYIPDVLFWSIILFFTTFFLSSFLKQFKTERYFPTKVRSTISDFAVFITIMVMVLVDYLMGIPSPKLNVPDRFEPTSKNRGWLMDPLGDNPWWTLLVAALPALLCTILIFMDQQITAVIINRKEHKLKKGCGYHLDLLIVAVMLGVCSIMGLPWFVAATVLSISHVNSLKVESGCSAPGEQPKFLGIREQRVTGFMIFVLMGCSVFMTSVLKFIPMPVLYGVFLYMGVSSLKGIQFFDRIKLFGMPAKHQPDLIYLRYVPLWKVHVFTLVQLTCLVLLWVIKASSAAVVFPMMVLALVFIRKLLDFFFTKREMSWLDDLIPESKKKKEDDKKKKAREKLEAESRRQKEGMALKVGFEGSNHLSIPVKSLSGSQEKLACVRVDVSPDSPGAGSTSETFL, from the exons ATGGACGAACAGAGCGACGAGGAGGCTGTGCTCACG GGTCTAGATGAAGAGGCGATCGTTGACCATGGAAAGACCAGCTTCACCACTCACTCCAACTATGAGAAGGAAGATTTGGAAA GCCACAGAGCAGTGTACGTAGGTGTCCATGTTCCTCTTGGAAGAGAGACCAAGCGGAGGCATCGTCACCGAGGACACAAACACCACcggaagaaaagagagagagacaccgaGGAGGGGAAGGAAGATGGCCGGGAATCCCCATCTTATG ACACACCCTCCCAAAGGGTCCAGTTCATCTTGGGTACAGAGGACGATGACCTGGAGCACGTCCCCCATGACCTCTTCACTGAGCTGGACGAGCTCTCCTTCAGAGACGGCAGCAATGCCACTGAATGGAAGGAGACTGCCAG ATGGCTGAAGTTtgaggaggatgtggaggatGGTGGTGAGAGGTGGAGTAAGCCCTACGTGGCTACATTGTCGCTACACAGCTTATTTGAGCTACGTAGCTGTATACTCAACGGCACTGTCATGCTGGATATGAGAGCCAACACTATCGAGGATATCGCGG ACATGTTGATAGACAGCATGGTGGCGTCGGGCCAGCTGAAGGAGGACCTCCGTTACCAGGTGCGAGAAGCCATGCTGAAGAAGCACCACCACCAGAACGAGAGAAAGCTCAGCAATCGCATCCCTCTGGTGCGCTCCATCGCTGACATAGGCAAGAAACACTCTGACCCGCTCTTGCTTGAGAGAAACG GAGAGGGCCTGTCCTCTTCCCGTCTTTCTCTCCACAAGCCAGGGgcatcctcctctgtctccaacCTGTCCCAGAGACGAGAGTCCCGAGTCTCCGTCCTGCTCAACCACCTCCTGCCCTCTTCTTACTCCAACATTGGGTCCGCCCCAGGTCTCTCGCCCCTCACCACCCCACAAAGTACCCCTGCTTTCTTCCGGCGCTCCTCCCAAAGCCCACCACGCACCCGTGGCACAGGCCCTGGCCCTCATGGCATCCCTGAGGTGGTGGTATCGCCTCCCGAGGATGACGACCCACCAAACTCTACAGAAGACGAGGCAGCATCGCCACGGCTCAGCCGACGAGCATCCTCGGCATCCCAGGGCCTCGAGCTGCTGCCCTTAGAAG GACCCTTGGTGTCTCCGAACTCCGTCCCAAACAACCTGGATGGCAATAAGGCGGTGGAGAGGAGGCCATCCAAAGTAGGGGTCAGTAGAGAAAGCAGCAGTGTCGACTTCAGCAAG GTGGACATGAACTTCATGAAAAAGATTCCTCCGGGTGCCGAGGCTTCCAACGTGCTGGTGGGAGAAGTGGACTTCCTGGAGAAGCCCATTATTGCCTTTGTACGGCTGTCTCCTGCGGTCCTTATCACGGGCCTCACAGAGGTGCCTGTTCCCACGAG gtttctcttcctgcttctGGGTCCTCACGGCAAAGGCCCACAGTACCATGAAATTGGCAGATCAATGGCCACACTCATGACAGATGAG ATTTTCCATGATGTGGCGTACAAAGCCAAAGACCGAACGGATCTCCTCTCCGGGATTGACGAGTTCCTGGATCAAGTGACTGTCCTGCCCCCTGGAGAATGGGATCCCACGATTCGGATCGAGCCCCCCAAGAATGTCCCATCCCAG atgaagaggaagataCCAACCCAGCTCAACGGTTCTGCGTCTCAAGCCGGAGACCTGGATAAGGATGAGGACCACGATGCAGGACCTGAGCTGCAGAGGACGGGGAT GATATTCGGGGGTCTGATCTGGGATATCAAGCGGAAAGCACCATTCTACTGGAGCGACATCCGGGACTCCTTCAGTCTGCAGTGTCTCGCCTCCGTCCTCTTCCTCTATTGCGCCTGCATGTCCCCCGTCATCACATTTGGAGGTCTGCTGGGAGAAGCGACCAAAGGCAACATA AGTGCCATAGAGTCTCTGTTTGGGGCGTCGCTGACAGGAGTGGCGTACTCCCTCTTCGCGGGCCAGCCCCTCACGATTCTTGGCAGCACGGGGCCCGTTTTAGTGTTTGAGAAGATCCTCTTCAAGTTCTGCAC CGACTATGGCCTGTCCTACCTGTCACTGCGAACCAGCATCGGTCTGTGGACGGCCTTCCTGTGTCTCGTCCTGGTGGCGACAGATGCCAGCTCCTTGGTCTGCTACATCACCAGATTCACGGAGGAGGCCTTTGCCGCGCTCATCTGCATCATCTTCATCTACGAGGCTCTCGAGAAGCTGTTTCACTTGGGGGAACACTACCCGGTCAACATGCACAACGAGTTGGACAATCTTACTCTGTATTC GTGTCAGTGCTCTCCACCAGCCAATGTCACGTACGAGCAGGAGCAGAAGTGGAATCAGTCGGGATACGACCCAGACTCTGTCCCGTGGACCAGCCTCAATGTTTCG ATGTGTAAAACGCTCGAGGGGGAGTTTGAGGGTCTCGCCTGTGGTCAGCATGGTCCCTACATCCCAGATGTTCTCTTCTGGTCGatcatcctcttcttcaccaccttcttcctctcctccttcctcaaGCAATTCAAGACGGAGCGATATTTTCCCACCAAG GTGCGTTCCACCATCAGCGACTTTGCTGTGTTTATAACCATCATGGTCATGGTGCTGGTCGACTATCTAATGGGCATCCCATCTCCTAAACTGAATGTTCCTGACCGCTTCGAG CCTACTTCAAAGAACCGAGGCTGGCTAATGGACCCGCTAGGAGACAATCCCTGGTGGACACTGCTGGTGGCTGCACTTCCTGCCCTGCTCTGCACCATCCTCATCTTTATGGACCAGCAGATCACTGCAGTCATCATAAACCGCAAGGAGCACAAACTCAAG AAAGGCTGTGGCTATCACCTGGACCTGCTCATCGTGGCAGTCATGCTGGGTGTGTGCTCCATTATGGGCCTGCCGTGGTTTGTGGCTGCGACCGTCCTCTCCATCTCCCACGTGAACAGCCTGAAGGTGGAGTCCGGCTGCTCCGCTCCCGGAGAGCAGCCCAAGTTCCTGGGCATCCGAGAGCAGCGCGTCACCGGGTTCATGATTTTTGTCCTCATGGGTTGTTCTGTTTTCATGACCTCAGTGCTCAAG TTCATTCCAATGCCAGTGTTGTACGGGGTCTTTCTCTACATGGGTGTCTCCTCCCTCAAAGGAATCCAA TTCTTTGACAGAATCAAGTTGTTTGGTATGCCTGCCAAGCACCAGCCGGATCTGATCTATCTCCGCTATGTGCCGCTGTGGAAGGTCCATGTCTTCACCCTGGTGCAGCTCACCTGTCTGGTGCTGCTCTGGGTCATCAAGGCCTCTTCAGCGGCCGTTGTGTTTCCCATGATG GTTCTGGCGCTGGTCTTCATCCGAAAGCTTCTGGACTTCTTCTTCACCAAGAGAGAGATGAGCTGGCTGGACGACTTGATTCCAGaaagcaagaagaagaaagaggatgacaagaaaaagaaagctcGCGAAAAGCTG GAGGCAGAGTCCAGGCGGCAGAAAGAGGGGATGGCACTGAAGGTCGGCTTTGAAGGCTCCAACCACCTCAGCATCCCAGTGAAGTCCCTCTCAGGGAg
- the LOC118125287 gene encoding sodium bicarbonate cotransporter 3 isoform X7: MDEPSDQMRPLLRSGLDEEAIVDHGKTSFTTHSNYEKEDLESHRAVYVGVHVPLGRETKRRHRHRGHKHHRKKRERDTEEGKEDGRESPSYDTPSQRVQFILGTEDDDLEHVPHDLFTELDELSFRDGSNATEWKETARWLKFEEDVEDGGERWSKPYVATLSLHSLFELRSCILNGTVMLDMRANTIEDIADMLIDSMVASGQLKEDLRYQVREAMLKKHHHQNERKLSNRIPLVRSIADIGKKHSDPLLLERNGEGLSSSRLSLHKPGASSSVSNLSQRRESRVSVLLNHLLPSSYSNIGSAPGLSPLTTPQSTPAFFRRSSQSPPRTRGTGPGPHGIPEVVVSPPEDDDPPNSTEDEAASPRLSRRASSASQGLELLPLEGPLVSPNSVPNNLDGNKAVERRPSKVGVDMNFMKKIPPGAEASNVLVGEVDFLEKPIIAFVRLSPAVLITGLTEVPVPTRFLFLLLGPHGKGPQYHEIGRSMATLMTDEIFHDVAYKAKDRTDLLSGIDEFLDQVTVLPPGEWDPTIRIEPPKNVPSQMKRKIPTQLNGSASQAGDLDKDEDHDAGPELQRTGMIFGGLIWDIKRKAPFYWSDIRDSFSLQCLASVLFLYCACMSPVITFGGLLGEATKGNISAIESLFGASLTGVAYSLFAGQPLTILGSTGPVLVFEKILFKFCTDYGLSYLSLRTSIGLWTAFLCLVLVATDASSLVCYITRFTEEAFAALICIIFIYEALEKLFHLGEHYPVNMHNELDNLTLYSCQCSPPANVTYEQEQKWNQSGYDPDSVPWTSLNVSMCKTLEGEFEGLACGQHGPYIPDVLFWSIILFFTTFFLSSFLKQFKTERYFPTKVRSTISDFAVFITIMVMVLVDYLMGIPSPKLNVPDRFEPTSKNRGWLMDPLGDNPWWTLLVAALPALLCTILIFMDQQITAVIINRKEHKLKKGCGYHLDLLIVAVMLGVCSIMGLPWFVAATVLSISHVNSLKVESGCSAPGEQPKFLGIREQRVTGFMIFVLMGCSVFMTSVLKFIPMPVLYGVFLYMGVSSLKGIQFFDRIKLFGMPAKHQPDLIYLRYVPLWKVHVFTLVQLTCLVLLWVIKASSAAVVFPMMVLALVFIRKLLDFFFTKREMSWLDDLIPESKKKKEDDKKKKAREKLEAESRRQKEGMALKVGFEGSNHLSIPVKSLSGRSYRIGLVTHSLPMEEEPGEVGLR, translated from the exons GGTCTAGATGAAGAGGCGATCGTTGACCATGGAAAGACCAGCTTCACCACTCACTCCAACTATGAGAAGGAAGATTTGGAAA GCCACAGAGCAGTGTACGTAGGTGTCCATGTTCCTCTTGGAAGAGAGACCAAGCGGAGGCATCGTCACCGAGGACACAAACACCACcggaagaaaagagagagagacaccgaGGAGGGGAAGGAAGATGGCCGGGAATCCCCATCTTATG ACACACCCTCCCAAAGGGTCCAGTTCATCTTGGGTACAGAGGACGATGACCTGGAGCACGTCCCCCATGACCTCTTCACTGAGCTGGACGAGCTCTCCTTCAGAGACGGCAGCAATGCCACTGAATGGAAGGAGACTGCCAG ATGGCTGAAGTTtgaggaggatgtggaggatGGTGGTGAGAGGTGGAGTAAGCCCTACGTGGCTACATTGTCGCTACACAGCTTATTTGAGCTACGTAGCTGTATACTCAACGGCACTGTCATGCTGGATATGAGAGCCAACACTATCGAGGATATCGCGG ACATGTTGATAGACAGCATGGTGGCGTCGGGCCAGCTGAAGGAGGACCTCCGTTACCAGGTGCGAGAAGCCATGCTGAAGAAGCACCACCACCAGAACGAGAGAAAGCTCAGCAATCGCATCCCTCTGGTGCGCTCCATCGCTGACATAGGCAAGAAACACTCTGACCCGCTCTTGCTTGAGAGAAACG GAGAGGGCCTGTCCTCTTCCCGTCTTTCTCTCCACAAGCCAGGGgcatcctcctctgtctccaacCTGTCCCAGAGACGAGAGTCCCGAGTCTCCGTCCTGCTCAACCACCTCCTGCCCTCTTCTTACTCCAACATTGGGTCCGCCCCAGGTCTCTCGCCCCTCACCACCCCACAAAGTACCCCTGCTTTCTTCCGGCGCTCCTCCCAAAGCCCACCACGCACCCGTGGCACAGGCCCTGGCCCTCATGGCATCCCTGAGGTGGTGGTATCGCCTCCCGAGGATGACGACCCACCAAACTCTACAGAAGACGAGGCAGCATCGCCACGGCTCAGCCGACGAGCATCCTCGGCATCCCAGGGCCTCGAGCTGCTGCCCTTAGAAG GACCCTTGGTGTCTCCGAACTCCGTCCCAAACAACCTGGATGGCAATAAGGCGGTGGAGAGGAGGCCATCCAAAGTAGGG GTGGACATGAACTTCATGAAAAAGATTCCTCCGGGTGCCGAGGCTTCCAACGTGCTGGTGGGAGAAGTGGACTTCCTGGAGAAGCCCATTATTGCCTTTGTACGGCTGTCTCCTGCGGTCCTTATCACGGGCCTCACAGAGGTGCCTGTTCCCACGAG gtttctcttcctgcttctGGGTCCTCACGGCAAAGGCCCACAGTACCATGAAATTGGCAGATCAATGGCCACACTCATGACAGATGAG ATTTTCCATGATGTGGCGTACAAAGCCAAAGACCGAACGGATCTCCTCTCCGGGATTGACGAGTTCCTGGATCAAGTGACTGTCCTGCCCCCTGGAGAATGGGATCCCACGATTCGGATCGAGCCCCCCAAGAATGTCCCATCCCAG atgaagaggaagataCCAACCCAGCTCAACGGTTCTGCGTCTCAAGCCGGAGACCTGGATAAGGATGAGGACCACGATGCAGGACCTGAGCTGCAGAGGACGGGGAT GATATTCGGGGGTCTGATCTGGGATATCAAGCGGAAAGCACCATTCTACTGGAGCGACATCCGGGACTCCTTCAGTCTGCAGTGTCTCGCCTCCGTCCTCTTCCTCTATTGCGCCTGCATGTCCCCCGTCATCACATTTGGAGGTCTGCTGGGAGAAGCGACCAAAGGCAACATA AGTGCCATAGAGTCTCTGTTTGGGGCGTCGCTGACAGGAGTGGCGTACTCCCTCTTCGCGGGCCAGCCCCTCACGATTCTTGGCAGCACGGGGCCCGTTTTAGTGTTTGAGAAGATCCTCTTCAAGTTCTGCAC CGACTATGGCCTGTCCTACCTGTCACTGCGAACCAGCATCGGTCTGTGGACGGCCTTCCTGTGTCTCGTCCTGGTGGCGACAGATGCCAGCTCCTTGGTCTGCTACATCACCAGATTCACGGAGGAGGCCTTTGCCGCGCTCATCTGCATCATCTTCATCTACGAGGCTCTCGAGAAGCTGTTTCACTTGGGGGAACACTACCCGGTCAACATGCACAACGAGTTGGACAATCTTACTCTGTATTC GTGTCAGTGCTCTCCACCAGCCAATGTCACGTACGAGCAGGAGCAGAAGTGGAATCAGTCGGGATACGACCCAGACTCTGTCCCGTGGACCAGCCTCAATGTTTCG ATGTGTAAAACGCTCGAGGGGGAGTTTGAGGGTCTCGCCTGTGGTCAGCATGGTCCCTACATCCCAGATGTTCTCTTCTGGTCGatcatcctcttcttcaccaccttcttcctctcctccttcctcaaGCAATTCAAGACGGAGCGATATTTTCCCACCAAG GTGCGTTCCACCATCAGCGACTTTGCTGTGTTTATAACCATCATGGTCATGGTGCTGGTCGACTATCTAATGGGCATCCCATCTCCTAAACTGAATGTTCCTGACCGCTTCGAG CCTACTTCAAAGAACCGAGGCTGGCTAATGGACCCGCTAGGAGACAATCCCTGGTGGACACTGCTGGTGGCTGCACTTCCTGCCCTGCTCTGCACCATCCTCATCTTTATGGACCAGCAGATCACTGCAGTCATCATAAACCGCAAGGAGCACAAACTCAAG AAAGGCTGTGGCTATCACCTGGACCTGCTCATCGTGGCAGTCATGCTGGGTGTGTGCTCCATTATGGGCCTGCCGTGGTTTGTGGCTGCGACCGTCCTCTCCATCTCCCACGTGAACAGCCTGAAGGTGGAGTCCGGCTGCTCCGCTCCCGGAGAGCAGCCCAAGTTCCTGGGCATCCGAGAGCAGCGCGTCACCGGGTTCATGATTTTTGTCCTCATGGGTTGTTCTGTTTTCATGACCTCAGTGCTCAAG TTCATTCCAATGCCAGTGTTGTACGGGGTCTTTCTCTACATGGGTGTCTCCTCCCTCAAAGGAATCCAA TTCTTTGACAGAATCAAGTTGTTTGGTATGCCTGCCAAGCACCAGCCGGATCTGATCTATCTCCGCTATGTGCCGCTGTGGAAGGTCCATGTCTTCACCCTGGTGCAGCTCACCTGTCTGGTGCTGCTCTGGGTCATCAAGGCCTCTTCAGCGGCCGTTGTGTTTCCCATGATG GTTCTGGCGCTGGTCTTCATCCGAAAGCTTCTGGACTTCTTCTTCACCAAGAGAGAGATGAGCTGGCTGGACGACTTGATTCCAGaaagcaagaagaagaaagaggatgacaagaaaaagaaagctcGCGAAAAGCTG GAGGCAGAGTCCAGGCGGCAGAAAGAGGGGATGGCACTGAAGGTCGGCTTTGAAGGCTCCAACCACCTCAGCATCCCAGTGAAGTCCCTCTCAGGGAg ATCATACAGAATAGGACTAGTGACCCACAGCCTTCCAATGGAAGAAGAG
- the LOC118125287 gene encoding sodium bicarbonate cotransporter 3 isoform X4, with the protein MDEPSDQMRPLLRSGLDEEAIVDHGKTSFTTHSNYEKEDLESHRAVYVGVHVPLGRETKRRHRHRGHKHHRKKRERDTEEGKEDGRESPSYDTPSQRVQFILGTEDDDLEHVPHDLFTELDELSFRDGSNATEWKETARWLKFEEDVEDGGERWSKPYVATLSLHSLFELRSCILNGTVMLDMRANTIEDIADMLIDSMVASGQLKEDLRYQVREAMLKKHHHQNERKLSNRIPLVRSIADIGKKHSDPLLLERNGEGLSSSRLSLHKPGASSSVSNLSQRRESRVSVLLNHLLPSSYSNIGSAPGLSPLTTPQSTPAFFRRSSQSPPRTRGTGPGPHGIPEVVVSPPEDDDPPNSTEDEAASPRLSRRASSASQGLELLPLEGPLVSPNSVPNNLDGNKAVERRPSKVGVDMNFMKKIPPGAEASNVLVGEVDFLEKPIIAFVRLSPAVLITGLTEVPVPTRFLFLLLGPHGKGPQYHEIGRSMATLMTDEIFHDVAYKAKDRTDLLSGIDEFLDQVTVLPPGEWDPTIRIEPPKNVPSQMKRKIPTQLNGSASQAGDLDKDEDHDAGPELQRTGMIFGGLIWDIKRKAPFYWSDIRDSFSLQCLASVLFLYCACMSPVITFGGLLGEATKGNISAIESLFGASLTGVAYSLFAGQPLTILGSTGPVLVFEKILFKFCTDYGLSYLSLRTSIGLWTAFLCLVLVATDASSLVCYITRFTEEAFAALICIIFIYEALEKLFHLGEHYPVNMHNELDNLTLYSCQCSPPANVTYEQEQKWNQSGYDPDSVPWTSLNVSMCKTLEGEFEGLACGQHGPYIPDVLFWSIILFFTTFFLSSFLKQFKTERYFPTKVRSTISDFAVFITIMVMVLVDYLMGIPSPKLNVPDRFEPTSKNRGWLMDPLGDNPWWTLLVAALPALLCTILIFMDQQITAVIINRKEHKLKKGCGYHLDLLIVAVMLGVCSIMGLPWFVAATVLSISHVNSLKVESGCSAPGEQPKFLGIREQRVTGFMIFVLMGCSVFMTSVLKFIPMPVLYGVFLYMGVSSLKGIQFFDRIKLFGMPAKHQPDLIYLRYVPLWKVHVFTLVQLTCLVLLWVIKASSAAVVFPMMVLALVFIRKLLDFFFTKREMSWLDDLIPESKKKKEDDKKKKAREKLEAESRRQKEGMALKVGFEGSNHLSIPVKSLSGSQEKLACVRVDVSPDSPGAGSTSETFL; encoded by the exons GGTCTAGATGAAGAGGCGATCGTTGACCATGGAAAGACCAGCTTCACCACTCACTCCAACTATGAGAAGGAAGATTTGGAAA GCCACAGAGCAGTGTACGTAGGTGTCCATGTTCCTCTTGGAAGAGAGACCAAGCGGAGGCATCGTCACCGAGGACACAAACACCACcggaagaaaagagagagagacaccgaGGAGGGGAAGGAAGATGGCCGGGAATCCCCATCTTATG ACACACCCTCCCAAAGGGTCCAGTTCATCTTGGGTACAGAGGACGATGACCTGGAGCACGTCCCCCATGACCTCTTCACTGAGCTGGACGAGCTCTCCTTCAGAGACGGCAGCAATGCCACTGAATGGAAGGAGACTGCCAG ATGGCTGAAGTTtgaggaggatgtggaggatGGTGGTGAGAGGTGGAGTAAGCCCTACGTGGCTACATTGTCGCTACACAGCTTATTTGAGCTACGTAGCTGTATACTCAACGGCACTGTCATGCTGGATATGAGAGCCAACACTATCGAGGATATCGCGG ACATGTTGATAGACAGCATGGTGGCGTCGGGCCAGCTGAAGGAGGACCTCCGTTACCAGGTGCGAGAAGCCATGCTGAAGAAGCACCACCACCAGAACGAGAGAAAGCTCAGCAATCGCATCCCTCTGGTGCGCTCCATCGCTGACATAGGCAAGAAACACTCTGACCCGCTCTTGCTTGAGAGAAACG GAGAGGGCCTGTCCTCTTCCCGTCTTTCTCTCCACAAGCCAGGGgcatcctcctctgtctccaacCTGTCCCAGAGACGAGAGTCCCGAGTCTCCGTCCTGCTCAACCACCTCCTGCCCTCTTCTTACTCCAACATTGGGTCCGCCCCAGGTCTCTCGCCCCTCACCACCCCACAAAGTACCCCTGCTTTCTTCCGGCGCTCCTCCCAAAGCCCACCACGCACCCGTGGCACAGGCCCTGGCCCTCATGGCATCCCTGAGGTGGTGGTATCGCCTCCCGAGGATGACGACCCACCAAACTCTACAGAAGACGAGGCAGCATCGCCACGGCTCAGCCGACGAGCATCCTCGGCATCCCAGGGCCTCGAGCTGCTGCCCTTAGAAG GACCCTTGGTGTCTCCGAACTCCGTCCCAAACAACCTGGATGGCAATAAGGCGGTGGAGAGGAGGCCATCCAAAGTAGGG GTGGACATGAACTTCATGAAAAAGATTCCTCCGGGTGCCGAGGCTTCCAACGTGCTGGTGGGAGAAGTGGACTTCCTGGAGAAGCCCATTATTGCCTTTGTACGGCTGTCTCCTGCGGTCCTTATCACGGGCCTCACAGAGGTGCCTGTTCCCACGAG gtttctcttcctgcttctGGGTCCTCACGGCAAAGGCCCACAGTACCATGAAATTGGCAGATCAATGGCCACACTCATGACAGATGAG ATTTTCCATGATGTGGCGTACAAAGCCAAAGACCGAACGGATCTCCTCTCCGGGATTGACGAGTTCCTGGATCAAGTGACTGTCCTGCCCCCTGGAGAATGGGATCCCACGATTCGGATCGAGCCCCCCAAGAATGTCCCATCCCAG atgaagaggaagataCCAACCCAGCTCAACGGTTCTGCGTCTCAAGCCGGAGACCTGGATAAGGATGAGGACCACGATGCAGGACCTGAGCTGCAGAGGACGGGGAT GATATTCGGGGGTCTGATCTGGGATATCAAGCGGAAAGCACCATTCTACTGGAGCGACATCCGGGACTCCTTCAGTCTGCAGTGTCTCGCCTCCGTCCTCTTCCTCTATTGCGCCTGCATGTCCCCCGTCATCACATTTGGAGGTCTGCTGGGAGAAGCGACCAAAGGCAACATA AGTGCCATAGAGTCTCTGTTTGGGGCGTCGCTGACAGGAGTGGCGTACTCCCTCTTCGCGGGCCAGCCCCTCACGATTCTTGGCAGCACGGGGCCCGTTTTAGTGTTTGAGAAGATCCTCTTCAAGTTCTGCAC CGACTATGGCCTGTCCTACCTGTCACTGCGAACCAGCATCGGTCTGTGGACGGCCTTCCTGTGTCTCGTCCTGGTGGCGACAGATGCCAGCTCCTTGGTCTGCTACATCACCAGATTCACGGAGGAGGCCTTTGCCGCGCTCATCTGCATCATCTTCATCTACGAGGCTCTCGAGAAGCTGTTTCACTTGGGGGAACACTACCCGGTCAACATGCACAACGAGTTGGACAATCTTACTCTGTATTC GTGTCAGTGCTCTCCACCAGCCAATGTCACGTACGAGCAGGAGCAGAAGTGGAATCAGTCGGGATACGACCCAGACTCTGTCCCGTGGACCAGCCTCAATGTTTCG ATGTGTAAAACGCTCGAGGGGGAGTTTGAGGGTCTCGCCTGTGGTCAGCATGGTCCCTACATCCCAGATGTTCTCTTCTGGTCGatcatcctcttcttcaccaccttcttcctctcctccttcctcaaGCAATTCAAGACGGAGCGATATTTTCCCACCAAG GTGCGTTCCACCATCAGCGACTTTGCTGTGTTTATAACCATCATGGTCATGGTGCTGGTCGACTATCTAATGGGCATCCCATCTCCTAAACTGAATGTTCCTGACCGCTTCGAG CCTACTTCAAAGAACCGAGGCTGGCTAATGGACCCGCTAGGAGACAATCCCTGGTGGACACTGCTGGTGGCTGCACTTCCTGCCCTGCTCTGCACCATCCTCATCTTTATGGACCAGCAGATCACTGCAGTCATCATAAACCGCAAGGAGCACAAACTCAAG AAAGGCTGTGGCTATCACCTGGACCTGCTCATCGTGGCAGTCATGCTGGGTGTGTGCTCCATTATGGGCCTGCCGTGGTTTGTGGCTGCGACCGTCCTCTCCATCTCCCACGTGAACAGCCTGAAGGTGGAGTCCGGCTGCTCCGCTCCCGGAGAGCAGCCCAAGTTCCTGGGCATCCGAGAGCAGCGCGTCACCGGGTTCATGATTTTTGTCCTCATGGGTTGTTCTGTTTTCATGACCTCAGTGCTCAAG TTCATTCCAATGCCAGTGTTGTACGGGGTCTTTCTCTACATGGGTGTCTCCTCCCTCAAAGGAATCCAA TTCTTTGACAGAATCAAGTTGTTTGGTATGCCTGCCAAGCACCAGCCGGATCTGATCTATCTCCGCTATGTGCCGCTGTGGAAGGTCCATGTCTTCACCCTGGTGCAGCTCACCTGTCTGGTGCTGCTCTGGGTCATCAAGGCCTCTTCAGCGGCCGTTGTGTTTCCCATGATG GTTCTGGCGCTGGTCTTCATCCGAAAGCTTCTGGACTTCTTCTTCACCAAGAGAGAGATGAGCTGGCTGGACGACTTGATTCCAGaaagcaagaagaagaaagaggatgacaagaaaaagaaagctcGCGAAAAGCTG GAGGCAGAGTCCAGGCGGCAGAAAGAGGGGATGGCACTGAAGGTCGGCTTTGAAGGCTCCAACCACCTCAGCATCCCAGTGAAGTCCCTCTCAGGGAg